The sequence TTTTAAGAAAATATAACTATACTATATGAAAACAATCACATAATTATATTGCTTTACCTAGTGAAACATTTTACAATTAACATGACAATAAAATAGAAGTGGGATGATTAATGATGAATAAATTTATCGCTATTGTGGGATCAAATTCCCAAAAATCAACCAACCGTGAATTATTGAAGTATATGAAGAGACATTTCCAAGATTACGCTGAAATTGAATTAGTTGAAATCAAGGATTTGCCAATCTTTAAGAAGAGTGCAGATAAGTATGTGCCACAATTGGCCAAAGACATCGCTAAGAAAATTGAGGATGCTGACGGTGTCATTATTGCTACTCCTGAATACGATCACTCTGTAACGGCTGTTTTGTCGAGTGCCTTAGCTTGGCTATCATATGGAATCCATCCATTTGTCGACAAGCCCGTTATGATTACCGGTGCTTCTTATGGATCTCTTGGGTCATCACGTGCCCAAGCTCAATTACGTCAAATCCTTGATTCGCCAGAATTAAAAGCTAGAATTATGCCTAGTTCAGAGTTCCTTTTGGCACATTCATTACAAGCCTTTGATGATGAGGGCAATTTGAAGGATAAAGATGTTGTTAAAGAATTAGACGGTCTCTTCCAAGACTTTCTTCAATTCGTTAATATTTCAAAACAATTGAATAATGCAGAAGACGCTACAAAGCAAAAAGCTGCTACATTCTCATGGGACAAAGACTAGGAGGGATAGTATGAAATTAGTTGGAATTGCTGGATCAATCGCTGATCAATCATATAATCGTACATTATTAAACTTTATCGCCAAACATTTTACAGGACT comes from Companilactobacillus pabuli and encodes:
- a CDS encoding NADPH-dependent FMN reductase, with product MNKFIAIVGSNSQKSTNRELLKYMKRHFQDYAEIELVEIKDLPIFKKSADKYVPQLAKDIAKKIEDADGVIIATPEYDHSVTAVLSSALAWLSYGIHPFVDKPVMITGASYGSLGSSRAQAQLRQILDSPELKARIMPSSEFLLAHSLQAFDDEGNLKDKDVVKELDGLFQDFLQFVNISKQLNNAEDATKQKAATFSWDKD